From one Melioribacteraceae bacterium genomic stretch:
- a CDS encoding YifB family Mg chelatase-like AAA ATPase, whose amino-acid sequence MLSKVFACTTYGIDAFLVEVETHIEKQIPGVSIVGLPDSAVKESKERVTAAISNSGFQFPKKKVTINLAPADVKKEGSAFDLPIAIGILAALENVSNTKLEETLLLGELSLDGSLRKIKGGLPIAVEARKRGLKNLILPKDSVKEASIVDGLNVFGMENLLDVISFLNNDKEFEPIVTKKEEVFSHVNSYNLDFSDVKGQENVKRALEVAAAGGHNILMIGPPGSGKTMLAKRFPSILPPLTFNEAIETTKIHSVAGILSKERALITERPFRSPHHTVSDAALIGGGTFPRPGEVSFAHHGVLFLDELPEFKKNVLEVMRQPMEDYKVTISRSKMSLEFPANFMLAAAMNPCPCGFYTDPNRECTCNSGMIQKYMSKISGPLLDRIDIHIEVPAVKYKELSSNVKGETSNDIRKRVVTARNIQLKRFNDTPSIHNNADMPTKEIRKYCKLDEQSSELLKMAMTKLGLSARAYDRILKVSRTIADLEGSADIQPAHISEAIQYRSLDRELWNH is encoded by the coding sequence ATGTTATCTAAAGTATTTGCTTGCACAACTTACGGCATTGATGCATTCCTCGTTGAAGTCGAAACACACATAGAAAAACAGATCCCGGGTGTTAGTATAGTTGGTTTACCCGATTCCGCAGTAAAAGAAAGTAAAGAAAGGGTAACCGCTGCAATATCAAACAGTGGGTTTCAATTTCCTAAAAAGAAAGTTACAATCAATCTCGCTCCGGCTGATGTAAAAAAGGAAGGAAGCGCTTTTGATTTACCGATTGCAATAGGAATTTTAGCAGCATTAGAAAATGTTAGCAATACTAAACTGGAAGAAACTCTTTTACTAGGTGAACTTTCTTTGGATGGTTCGCTTCGAAAGATAAAAGGTGGTCTGCCGATTGCGGTTGAAGCAAGAAAACGCGGACTTAAAAATTTAATTCTTCCAAAAGACTCAGTAAAAGAAGCATCGATTGTAGATGGACTTAATGTTTTTGGTATGGAAAACTTACTCGATGTAATTTCCTTTCTTAATAATGATAAAGAATTCGAACCAATTGTCACCAAAAAAGAAGAAGTGTTCTCACATGTAAATTCTTACAATCTTGATTTCTCGGATGTTAAGGGACAAGAAAACGTGAAACGTGCGTTGGAAGTTGCCGCAGCCGGCGGACATAATATCCTAATGATCGGGCCACCAGGTTCTGGTAAAACGATGTTGGCAAAAAGATTCCCATCTATTCTACCTCCATTGACTTTTAATGAAGCAATCGAAACTACAAAAATTCATTCGGTTGCCGGAATTTTAAGTAAAGAACGAGCATTAATTACAGAACGTCCTTTTCGGAGTCCTCATCACACTGTTTCCGATGCAGCATTAATTGGCGGTGGTACATTCCCTCGTCCGGGAGAAGTTTCGTTTGCACATCACGGAGTTTTATTTTTAGATGAGCTACCCGAATTCAAAAAGAATGTTTTGGAAGTTATGCGTCAACCAATGGAAGATTATAAAGTTACAATAAGCAGATCTAAAATGTCGCTTGAATTTCCGGCAAATTTTATGCTTGCCGCGGCAATGAATCCTTGCCCTTGCGGTTTTTATACTGATCCTAATCGTGAGTGTACATGTAATTCAGGAATGATTCAAAAATACATGTCAAAAATATCCGGGCCGTTATTAGACAGAATTGATATTCATATTGAAGTTCCTGCAGTTAAGTACAAGGAATTATCCTCAAATGTGAAAGGTGAAACGTCAAACGATATCCGAAAACGAGTTGTTACAGCAAGAAATATTCAGTTGAAAAGATTTAATGACACTCCGTCAATTCATAATAATGCAGATATGCCCACAAAAGAAATCAGAAAATATTGTAAACTTGATGAACAAAGTTCTGAGTTACTTAAAATGGCAATGACAAAACTTGGTCTTTCGGCAAGAGCATATGATAGAATATTAAAAGTAAGCCGCACAATAGCAGATTTGGAAGGAAGTGCTGATATTCAGCCGGCTCACATTAGTGAAGCAATTCAATACCGCAGTTTGGATAGGGAGTTGTGGAATCACTAA
- the rplA gene encoding 50S ribosomal protein L1: MKSSKRVKIIREKFDKNKEYSITDAIKSLKELSSVKFDETLDCAIRLGVDPRHADQMVRGTVSLPNGTGKEVRVLVIAKGAKADEAKAAGADHAGFEDYLEKIKGGWTDIDVIIATPDTMAELGKLGRVLGPKGLMPNPKSGTVTNDVALAVKEVKAGKIEFRVEKAGIVHASLGKLSFTEQQLEENAKAFIKTIMKMKPSSAKGQYVRSLYLSSTMGPGLRISKDETASAVKQD; this comes from the coding sequence ATGAAAAGTTCCAAAAGAGTAAAAATAATTAGAGAAAAATTCGACAAGAATAAAGAGTACTCTATAACCGATGCAATTAAATCATTAAAAGAGTTATCATCTGTAAAGTTTGACGAAACTCTTGATTGTGCAATTCGTCTTGGGGTTGATCCTAGACACGCTGATCAAATGGTTAGAGGCACTGTTTCACTTCCGAACGGAACAGGTAAAGAAGTTAGAGTGCTTGTGATTGCCAAAGGTGCAAAAGCTGATGAAGCTAAAGCAGCCGGGGCTGATCATGCCGGATTTGAAGACTATCTTGAAAAAATTAAAGGTGGCTGGACTGATATTGATGTAATTATCGCCACACCCGATACTATGGCTGAGCTAGGTAAATTAGGTAGAGTTTTAGGACCAAAAGGTTTAATGCCGAATCCTAAAAGCGGTACAGTTACCAACGATGTTGCTCTCGCCGTTAAAGAAGTCAAAGCCGGGAAAATCGAATTTAGAGTTGAAAAGGCGGGTATTGTTCACGCTTCGCTTGGTAAATTATCGTTTACTGAGCAGCAGTTAGAAGAAAATGCCAAAGCTTTTATCAAAACTATTATGAAAATGAAACCTTCCTCAGCGAAGGGTCAATACGTAAGAAGCTTATATCTTTCCAGTACCATGGGTCCTGGTTTGAGAATTTCAAAAGATGAAACTGCTTCCGCCGTAAAACAAGATTAA
- the nuoI gene encoding NADH-quinone oxidoreductase subunit NuoI: MAVKRREKDLTLLEKLYIPEIAKGMALTLKNMFRPRVTMQYPEVKFDPPASYRGRPVLVEEPETGERCVACGLCSRVCPALAIEVQAAETDREKERYPEKFEINMIRCIFCGFCEEVCPEEAIVMSKDYELVYTNRQDALYGKDKLLVPVEQLQDRLEFLRNFK, encoded by the coding sequence ATGGCGGTTAAAAGAAGAGAAAAAGATTTAACATTACTGGAAAAATTATACATTCCCGAAATAGCTAAGGGGATGGCTTTAACGCTGAAAAATATGTTCAGACCGCGAGTTACGATGCAATATCCCGAAGTTAAATTCGATCCGCCCGCATCTTACCGAGGAAGGCCTGTACTTGTTGAAGAACCCGAGACCGGTGAAAGATGTGTCGCCTGTGGGTTGTGTTCAAGGGTTTGTCCGGCATTAGCTATCGAAGTTCAAGCTGCTGAAACCGATCGAGAAAAAGAAAGATATCCCGAAAAATTTGAAATTAATATGATCCGCTGCATATTCTGTGGTTTTTGTGAAGAAGTTTGTCCCGAAGAAGCAATTGTAATGAGCAAAGATTATGAGTTGGTTTACACCAACAGACAAGATGCTTTATATGGAAAAGATAAGCTTTTAGTTCCTGTTGAACAGCTTCAAGATAGACTGGAATTTTTAAGGAACTTTAAGTAA
- a CDS encoding T9SS type A sorting domain-containing protein, translated as MKKTLFILVSFFILTLTTFPSGVEIGNVSVPGFVKTGETFFVSAKVYRSIDDNSVYFFLHTENEVALKSAYLKGPTIQKQMRFYRENINSQFEKVYKIESGDLSSSQDEIMQINLELSASGNEDIELLITSYERLSENEIERRTEKINLYKESRSAGKCLKIFPSTKVEFDFTFEENHSGRILVEFWANLSSNQSKVFSLDDGNGNEIANFSISEFGYLTTSHLLDAEFFREYFLNVAGWNYFLLLIDKEFNRVELYSNDYKIYSGIISEINSQDNFTFTFFNDSQRDQLLVERIKIWSFNNNLRLAFRNKNFNRYSADSSSVLYQNNFDSDKATENIIYRGQIGLVKSTAPIFSQAPTLYVSLYGQSFQINWEVNDLSRAEKFLVEKSYDGRDYHYVNSIRVIDNSKNIYSTTDQDFSNNQIIYYRVKQINDDGSSVYSSDAKVGRGKIKHFKLNQNFPNPFNPNTTISVNVTRADEFEVLVYDIVGKIVTVLHQGPLSEGTHQFSFDGSEIPSGLYLCEIKSGDELEVMKMILAK; from the coding sequence ATGAAGAAAACACTATTTATATTGGTATCATTTTTTATTTTGACCCTCACTACATTTCCAAGTGGTGTAGAAATTGGGAATGTTTCAGTTCCGGGATTCGTAAAAACCGGCGAAACATTTTTTGTCTCCGCAAAAGTTTACCGTTCAATTGATGACAACTCGGTTTATTTCTTTTTACATACCGAAAATGAAGTTGCATTAAAGTCAGCTTACCTAAAAGGTCCTACAATACAGAAGCAAATGCGGTTCTACCGTGAAAATATAAATTCTCAATTTGAAAAAGTCTATAAAATAGAATCGGGTGATTTATCAAGTTCGCAAGATGAAATAATGCAGATTAATCTTGAGTTATCAGCTTCAGGTAATGAGGATATTGAATTGTTAATTACATCTTATGAAAGATTGTCCGAAAACGAGATAGAAAGACGAACAGAAAAGATTAATTTGTATAAAGAAAGTAGAAGTGCCGGTAAATGTTTAAAAATTTTCCCGAGTACAAAAGTTGAATTTGATTTTACATTCGAAGAAAATCATTCTGGAAGGATATTGGTGGAGTTCTGGGCGAATCTTTCAAGCAACCAATCAAAAGTGTTTTCTTTAGATGACGGAAACGGTAATGAAATTGCTAATTTTTCAATTTCAGAATTTGGGTATTTAACCACTAGCCATTTACTTGATGCTGAATTTTTTAGAGAATATTTCTTGAATGTTGCAGGATGGAATTATTTTCTTCTATTGATAGATAAAGAATTTAATAGGGTAGAACTTTACTCTAACGATTATAAAATTTATAGCGGAATAATTTCTGAAATAAACAGCCAAGACAATTTTACCTTCACCTTCTTTAATGATTCACAAAGAGATCAATTATTAGTTGAAAGAATCAAAATCTGGTCATTCAATAATAATTTAAGATTAGCCTTTAGGAATAAAAATTTTAATAGATATTCGGCTGATAGCTCAAGTGTTTTATACCAAAATAATTTTGATTCAGATAAAGCTACAGAAAATATTATTTACCGTGGTCAAATTGGTTTAGTAAAATCAACCGCTCCAATTTTTTCGCAAGCTCCGACTTTATACGTTTCATTGTACGGACAAAGTTTTCAGATCAACTGGGAAGTAAATGATTTATCGCGTGCTGAAAAATTTCTTGTTGAAAAATCATATGACGGTCGCGATTATCATTATGTAAATTCGATCCGAGTAATTGATAACTCAAAAAATATATATTCAACAACAGATCAAGATTTTTCGAATAATCAGATTATCTATTATAGAGTTAAGCAAATTAACGATGATGGCTCTTCGGTCTATTCTTCCGATGCAAAAGTGGGAAGAGGAAAAATCAAGCACTTTAAATTGAATCAAAACTTTCCGAATCCATTCAACCCAAATACAACAATTTCGGTTAACGTGACTAGAGCCGATGAATTCGAAGTGTTAGTTTATGATATTGTTGGAAAGATTGTGACTGTTTTACATCAAGGTCCGCTTAGTGAAGGCACACATCAATTCTCATTTGATGGTTCCGAAATTCCTTCCGGCTTATATCTATGTGAAATTAAGTCTGGTGATGAACTGGAAGTCATGAAAATGATTTTAGCAAAGTGA
- the rpmG gene encoding 50S ribosomal protein L33, with amino-acid sequence MAKSKNIRQRIILESTAGTGYRYVTTKNKRNHPGRVEFKKYDPVVRKHVIFKETK; translated from the coding sequence ATGGCTAAAAGCAAAAACATAAGACAAAGAATCATATTAGAAAGCACTGCTGGTACAGGCTACCGATATGTGACTACCAAGAATAAAAGAAATCATCCTGGTAGAGTAGAATTTAAGAAATACGATCCAGTTGTAAGAAAACACGTAATTTTTAAAGAAACTAAATAA
- the rplL gene encoding 50S ribosomal protein L7/L12 produces MSEKIAEIVEKIKGLTLVEAAELKTALEEEFGVTAAAPMVMGAAPAGGAAPAAEEKTEFDVILAGVGDKKINVIKVVRAHTGLGLKEAKDLVDSAPKPVKEAVSKDEAEKIKKELEEAGATVELK; encoded by the coding sequence ATGTCAGAGAAAATTGCAGAAATAGTTGAGAAAATTAAGGGTTTGACCTTAGTTGAAGCAGCAGAATTAAAAACTGCTTTAGAAGAAGAATTTGGTGTTACAGCAGCGGCTCCGATGGTAATGGGTGCGGCTCCAGCTGGCGGCGCAGCTCCTGCAGCTGAAGAAAAGACCGAATTTGATGTTATCTTAGCTGGTGTTGGTGATAAGAAAATCAACGTTATTAAAGTTGTTAGAGCTCATACCGGATTAGGATTGAAAGAAGCAAAAGATCTTGTTGATAGTGCACCAAAACCTGTTAAAGAAGCTGTTTCAAAAGACGAAGCCGAAAAAATCAAGAAAGAACTTGAAGAAGCAGGCGCTACAGTAGAATTAAAGTAG
- the rpoB gene encoding DNA-directed RNA polymerase subunit beta: protein MDKSKINKLTNRITFSSISSVIDAPDLLNIQVESFEDFIQLKVPNKEREDKGLQSVFTANFPILDNKEFYRLDFLDYAIEKPRFSIQECEERGLTYSAPLKARLRLSTRDDQTEEFVNTVEQEVYLGNLPYMTERGTFIINGAERVIVSQLHRSPGVAFAQNVHPNGTPIYSARIIPFRGSWVEFATDINHVMYVYIDRRKKFPATTLLRALNYTTDEEILNLFSLIEEVSVKKLDIEEHTGRVAASDIIDTTTGEIYAQKDEELTEEIIEALKGSSLTKVELITLETSVDQDLILNTLKKDTAKTKEEALFAIYRQLRSGEAPDVDTAQGLIDKLFFNEKRYDLGEVGRFRMNDKLGLDISPDVKILTIEDIIAIMKNIIKLKNGNVAIDDIDHLGNRRVRTVGEQLMQQYNVGLARMARTIKERMNMRDQENMQPQDLVNARTISSVINAFFGTNQLSQFMDQTNPLSELTHKRRVSALGPGGLTRERAGFEVRDVHHSHYGRLCPIETPEGPNIGLISSLTIFSKVNHLGFLETPYRKVKNGKVTNDVEYLSADQEDEFVIAQANAPLDNSGKFVNPRVKSRFKDEYPVVTPDTIHYMDVAPAQIVSVAAALIPFLEHDDANRALMGSNMQRQAVPLLTPSAPIVGTGMEWKAARDSRNLIIAEDDGVVEYSDSKKLIVKYKVDANSFEALTNFDDERRVEYNLTKFSGTNQETCFNQKPIVKTDQVVKKGDVLADGPATENGELALGKNVSVAFMPWRGYNFEDAIVLSERLVAEDVYTSIHIEEFELQVRETKRGEEELTRDIPNVSEEATKDLDENGIVREGAEVKEGDILIGKITPKGETDPTPEEKLLKAIFGDKAGDVKDASLKAPPGLKGIVIKTRLFSRKRKDAESKKIEKKELDALESNYSRKVENHYNKLVLKLTKISNGKTTTGIRDLDGSVVLRSGTSIKDDTYTNIEDVTKLDYTHDWFDNKKTNEMIKTLFKNYFNIKSEMEEEYKREKLKIQSGDELPPGIVQLAKVYVAKKRKITVGDKMAGRHGNKGVVAKVVPVEDMPYHEDGTPVDIVLNPLGVPSRMNLGQLYETALGWVGKQLGLKFETPIFDGASVKDVEGWMEEAGLNKGSKTWLYDGRSGERFHQKVTCGYIYMLKLGHMVDDKIHARSIGPYSLITQQPLGGKAQFGGQRFGEMEVWALEGYGAAHVLQEILTVKSDDVTGRAKTYEAIVKGENIPTPNIPEAFSVLIKELQGLALDIKIN from the coding sequence TTGGATAAATCAAAAATTAATAAGTTGACAAACAGAATCACGTTCTCGTCCATATCCTCCGTTATAGATGCACCAGATTTATTGAACATACAAGTTGAATCCTTCGAAGATTTTATACAGTTAAAAGTTCCTAATAAAGAAAGAGAAGATAAAGGGCTGCAATCTGTATTTACAGCAAATTTTCCAATTCTTGATAACAAAGAATTTTATAGACTCGATTTTCTTGATTATGCAATTGAAAAACCAAGATTTTCGATTCAAGAATGTGAAGAGAGGGGATTAACTTATTCGGCTCCTTTGAAAGCTAGATTAAGGCTTTCAACGCGTGATGATCAAACGGAAGAATTTGTGAATACCGTTGAACAGGAAGTTTACTTAGGAAACCTTCCTTATATGACCGAAAGAGGTACATTTATTATCAACGGTGCGGAAAGAGTTATTGTAAGTCAGTTGCACAGATCACCTGGTGTTGCCTTTGCGCAAAACGTGCACCCTAACGGAACACCGATCTATTCAGCCAGAATTATCCCTTTTAGAGGTTCATGGGTTGAATTTGCAACGGATATTAATCATGTGATGTATGTGTATATAGATAGACGAAAGAAATTCCCGGCTACTACACTTCTCAGAGCTTTAAATTATACAACTGACGAGGAAATCTTAAATCTATTCAGTTTAATTGAAGAAGTATCAGTTAAGAAACTAGATATCGAAGAACATACAGGAAGAGTTGCTGCTAGTGATATAATTGATACTACAACAGGTGAAATTTACGCACAGAAAGACGAAGAACTAACTGAAGAAATTATCGAAGCTCTCAAAGGATCTTCTCTCACAAAAGTTGAATTGATTACTCTGGAAACATCAGTTGATCAAGACTTAATTCTGAACACTCTTAAAAAAGATACAGCCAAAACTAAAGAAGAAGCTTTATTTGCGATATATAGACAATTGCGATCAGGTGAAGCTCCTGATGTTGATACCGCACAGGGTTTAATTGATAAACTTTTCTTTAATGAAAAAAGATATGACTTAGGTGAAGTTGGCCGTTTTAGAATGAATGACAAATTAGGTTTGGATATTTCGCCTGATGTGAAAATCCTTACTATAGAAGATATAATTGCAATTATGAAAAATATCATCAAATTGAAAAACGGTAATGTTGCAATAGATGATATTGATCACCTTGGAAATAGAAGAGTTAGAACTGTTGGTGAACAGTTAATGCAACAATATAATGTTGGGCTTGCAAGAATGGCGCGTACAATAAAGGAAAGAATGAATATGCGCGATCAGGAAAACATGCAACCACAAGATTTGGTAAATGCAAGAACAATAAGTAGTGTTATTAACGCATTCTTCGGTACAAATCAGTTATCTCAATTTATGGATCAAACCAATCCTCTTTCTGAGTTAACTCACAAGAGAAGAGTCTCTGCATTAGGTCCGGGTGGTTTGACCAGAGAAAGAGCCGGTTTTGAAGTTCGTGACGTTCACCATTCCCATTATGGAAGGCTTTGTCCGATCGAAACTCCCGAAGGTCCGAACATTGGTCTTATTTCATCTCTTACTATTTTTTCAAAAGTAAATCACTTAGGATTTTTGGAAACACCGTATAGAAAAGTTAAAAATGGTAAAGTAACTAATGATGTAGAATATTTAAGTGCAGATCAAGAAGATGAATTTGTTATAGCTCAAGCTAATGCTCCTTTGGATAATAGTGGAAAATTTGTTAATCCAAGAGTTAAATCAAGATTTAAGGATGAATATCCGGTCGTTACTCCGGATACTATTCATTATATGGACGTAGCTCCGGCACAGATCGTTTCTGTTGCCGCAGCACTAATCCCATTCTTAGAACATGATGATGCGAACAGAGCTCTCATGGGTTCTAATATGCAGCGTCAAGCAGTACCGTTATTAACACCTAGTGCACCGATTGTCGGTACAGGTATGGAGTGGAAAGCCGCGAGAGATTCTAGAAATTTAATTATTGCAGAAGATGATGGTGTTGTTGAATACTCCGATTCAAAAAAATTAATTGTTAAGTACAAAGTTGATGCAAACAGTTTTGAAGCATTGACAAACTTTGATGATGAAAGAAGAGTAGAATATAATCTTACAAAATTTTCCGGTACAAACCAGGAAACATGTTTTAATCAAAAACCAATTGTTAAAACTGACCAAGTTGTAAAGAAAGGGGATGTTTTAGCTGATGGCCCTGCTACTGAAAATGGTGAATTAGCTCTTGGTAAAAACGTATCGGTTGCTTTTATGCCTTGGCGTGGTTATAACTTTGAAGATGCGATCGTATTAAGTGAAAGATTAGTCGCGGAAGATGTCTATACTTCAATTCATATTGAAGAATTTGAATTGCAAGTTAGAGAAACTAAACGTGGCGAAGAAGAATTAACCCGTGATATTCCTAACGTTAGCGAGGAAGCAACGAAAGATTTAGATGAAAATGGTATTGTTAGAGAAGGTGCTGAAGTTAAAGAAGGTGATATTCTAATTGGTAAAATTACACCAAAAGGAGAAACTGATCCGACACCTGAAGAAAAACTTCTTAAAGCAATATTTGGGGATAAAGCAGGTGATGTGAAAGATGCGTCATTAAAAGCACCTCCCGGATTAAAAGGTATTGTAATTAAAACAAGACTTTTCAGCAGAAAAAGAAAAGATGCCGAATCTAAAAAAATTGAAAAGAAAGAATTAGATGCACTCGAATCTAATTATAGCAGAAAAGTTGAGAACCATTATAATAAATTGGTTTTAAAGCTTACGAAAATTTCAAATGGTAAAACTACTACCGGAATTCGTGATCTTGACGGAAGTGTTGTTTTAAGGAGCGGTACTTCGATAAAAGATGATACTTACACAAATATTGAAGACGTCACAAAATTAGATTACACACATGATTGGTTTGATAATAAGAAAACCAATGAAATGATAAAAACTCTCTTTAAAAACTACTTCAATATCAAATCAGAGATGGAAGAAGAATACAAAAGAGAGAAACTTAAAATTCAATCAGGTGATGAACTTCCTCCTGGCATTGTTCAACTTGCTAAAGTATACGTTGCTAAAAAACGTAAAATAACTGTTGGTGATAAAATGGCAGGTCGCCACGGTAATAAAGGTGTTGTTGCGAAAGTAGTACCGGTTGAAGATATGCCTTATCACGAAGACGGAACACCTGTTGATATAGTTTTAAATCCACTTGGCGTACCTTCACGTATGAACCTTGGTCAGTTATATGAAACTGCACTTGGTTGGGTTGGTAAACAATTAGGATTGAAGTTTGAAACTCCGATTTTTGATGGCGCTTCAGTAAAAGATGTAGAAGGTTGGATGGAAGAAGCCGGATTAAATAAAGGAAGTAAAACTTGGTTATATGATGGAAGATCAGGTGAAAGATTCCATCAAAAAGTTACTTGCGGATATATTTATATGCTCAAATTAGGGCATATGGTTGATGATAAGATTCACGCTCGTTCAATAGGACCATACTCGTTAATTACTCAACAACCGCTTGGTGGTAAAGCACAATTCGGTGGACAGAGATTTGGAGAAATGGAAGTTTGGGCGCTTGAAGGTTATGGTGCAGCTCATGTGCTTCAAGAAATCTTAACAGTAAAAAGTGATGATGTTACAGGAAGAGCAAAAACTTACGAGGCTATCGTTAAAGGCGAAAACATTCCAACACCAAATATTCCTGAAGCCTTTAGCGTGTTGATTAAAGAATTGCAAGGCTTAGCATTGGATATCAAAATTAACTAG
- the rplK gene encoding 50S ribosomal protein L11 → MAKKIDGYIKLQIPAGQANPSPPVGPALGQKGVNIMEFCKQFNAKTQDRVGLIIPVVITVYADKSFTFITKTPPAAVLLKKAAKVEKGSAEPNKTKVAKVTKAQVKEIAEMKMPDLNATDVDHAMSMVSGTARSMGITVED, encoded by the coding sequence ATGGCAAAGAAAATTGATGGTTACATCAAACTACAAATTCCGGCAGGACAAGCTAATCCTTCTCCGCCAGTTGGACCGGCTCTTGGTCAAAAAGGCGTTAACATCATGGAGTTTTGTAAACAATTTAACGCAAAGACACAAGATAGAGTTGGTTTAATTATACCTGTTGTAATTACTGTTTATGCGGATAAATCCTTTACATTTATCACAAAAACACCTCCTGCAGCTGTGTTATTAAAAAAAGCTGCCAAAGTTGAAAAAGGTTCCGCGGAACCAAATAAAACAAAAGTTGCAAAAGTTACAAAAGCTCAAGTAAAAGAAATTGCTGAAATGAAGATGCCGGATCTTAACGCGACAGATGTTGATCATGCAATGAGCATGGTTTCCGGTACTGCAAGAAGCATGGGAATAACAGTAGAAGATTAA
- the secE gene encoding preprotein translocase subunit SecE translates to MKEKIINFFNDVVKEMKKVTWPTKDELKESTTIVIVVCLMLAAFTYAVDMAVSQIMRGLF, encoded by the coding sequence ATGAAAGAAAAAATTATCAACTTTTTTAATGATGTGGTCAAGGAAATGAAAAAAGTAACTTGGCCAACTAAAGATGAATTAAAAGAATCTACAACTATTGTTATTGTTGTTTGCTTAATGCTCGCTGCTTTTACTTATGCGGTTGACATGGCTGTTTCGCAAATAATGAGAGGATTATTTTAA
- the rplJ gene encoding 50S ribosomal protein L10, producing the protein MNKQEKAESVAEIKDLVSNSTALFLVDYHGINVANVSQLRRDFQKEGTTYKVFKNTLLKRALQDAGGYDEFLGQLTGMTGIAFAGENFVAPAKIIKKYFDDKKNLKFKGCYIDSTYYGEDQLEILASMPTKDEIMASIIGSIANPATGIVGAINAVMRDVVSCIDQISKKEAA; encoded by the coding sequence ATGAATAAGCAAGAAAAAGCAGAATCCGTTGCGGAAATTAAAGACTTGGTAAGCAATTCAACTGCTCTTTTCCTTGTTGATTATCACGGGATTAACGTTGCAAATGTTAGTCAGCTTCGACGTGATTTTCAAAAAGAGGGAACTACTTATAAAGTTTTTAAGAATACGCTTTTAAAACGTGCGCTGCAAGATGCTGGTGGATACGATGAATTTTTGGGTCAGCTTACCGGTATGACCGGTATTGCTTTTGCCGGAGAAAATTTTGTTGCCCCGGCAAAAATCATTAAAAAATATTTTGATGATAAAAAGAATCTGAAATTCAAAGGTTGCTATATCGATTCAACTTATTACGGCGAAGATCAGTTGGAAATACTTGCATCAATGCCTACTAAGGATGAAATCATGGCAAGCATTATCGGAAGTATCGCTAATCCGGCAACTGGTATTGTCGGCGCAATTAACGCTGTAATGAGAGATGTTGTTAGCTGCATCGATCAAATCAGTAAAAAAGAAGCAGCATAA
- the nusG gene encoding transcription termination/antitermination protein NusG, with product MDQNIAKWYVVRTFSGHENKVKTLIENELADNDELRARIFEVLVPTEKVFEVKDGKKKTKTKNFFPGYILIQADIDNRVKDFISNTPSVMGFLGNANAPVPLQPDEVKRIVGRISKNDDTERTETLFRTGDFVKIIDGPFNNFSGLIEEVNEEKMKMKVMVSIFGRKTPVEIDFVQAEFEK from the coding sequence TTGGATCAAAACATCGCAAAATGGTACGTTGTTAGAACTTTTTCCGGGCATGAGAATAAAGTTAAAACGCTGATTGAAAATGAATTGGCTGATAACGATGAGCTTCGTGCACGAATATTCGAAGTTTTGGTTCCAACCGAAAAAGTTTTTGAAGTTAAAGACGGTAAAAAGAAAACTAAAACTAAGAATTTCTTCCCAGGTTATATCTTAATTCAAGCCGATATTGATAACCGTGTTAAGGATTTTATTTCAAACACACCTTCGGTTATGGGTTTTCTTGGTAATGCAAATGCTCCCGTTCCACTTCAACCCGATGAAGTCAAAAGAATTGTTGGAAGAATTTCCAAAAATGATGATACCGAAAGAACCGAAACTCTATTTAGAACCGGTGATTTCGTTAAAATTATTGATGGTCCGTTCAACAATTTCTCCGGTCTGATTGAAGAAGTGAATGAAGAGAAAATGAAAATGAAAGTTATGGTTTCCATTTTTGGCAGAAAAACACCTGTGGAAATCGATTTTGTTCAAGCAGAATTTGAAAAATAA